A single region of the Aurantiacibacter sp. MUD11 genome encodes:
- the cpaB gene encoding Flp pilus assembly protein CpaB, translating into MQTRNWVLLAVAAVIGIVAVIIANAWFSGMEQRQDDAESTLREQETVQLVVASQPMEFGTPLTDQNVRLQYWPASSVPEGAFLSVEQALLDSRVATRPMVPGEPVLASKVSGVDGRATLAALLPPGLRAVSLPVDAIRGVGGFVLPGSAVDVILTRRMEGPGANRDDLRSDVLLENVQVLAVDQSSNDSEGEPRVGDTVTLAVSLRDAQRLAVAQGLGTVSLALRDVAEPALSGDEEAPDLGTITAANLGSRGFYIPAQRAPTPVTYVSSSSGSSSSQSSQAAAPARTGPRMVVVRGTQTTSYPVERLGGE; encoded by the coding sequence GTGCAAACGCGCAATTGGGTTCTGCTGGCTGTCGCCGCAGTTATCGGGATCGTCGCGGTCATCATTGCCAACGCGTGGTTCTCCGGAATGGAGCAACGCCAGGATGATGCCGAATCGACGCTGCGTGAACAGGAAACCGTGCAGCTCGTCGTGGCATCGCAACCGATGGAATTCGGCACGCCGCTGACAGACCAGAACGTCCGGCTGCAATACTGGCCGGCAAGCTCGGTGCCCGAAGGCGCCTTCCTCTCAGTCGAACAGGCCCTCTTGGACAGTCGTGTAGCGACCCGTCCGATGGTCCCCGGAGAGCCTGTGCTGGCCAGCAAGGTCAGCGGTGTTGACGGGCGAGCGACTCTTGCCGCGTTATTGCCTCCGGGGCTGCGCGCAGTTTCGCTGCCCGTCGATGCCATCCGTGGCGTGGGCGGCTTCGTCCTCCCCGGAAGTGCCGTCGACGTCATCCTGACGCGGCGCATGGAAGGTCCCGGGGCCAACCGTGACGACCTGCGGTCCGACGTCCTGCTCGAGAACGTGCAGGTGCTGGCGGTGGACCAGAGCTCCAACGACAGCGAAGGCGAACCGCGCGTCGGTGACACTGTAACGCTGGCCGTCTCGCTCCGCGACGCCCAGCGCCTGGCCGTGGCCCAGGGCCTCGGCACGGTCAGTCTCGCCCTGCGCGACGTGGCAGAGCCCGCCCTGTCCGGTGACGAAGAGGCGCCGGACCTTGGGACCATTACCGCCGCCAACCTCGGTTCGCGCGGCTTCTACATCCCGGCGCAGCGCGCTCCGACCCCTGTGACCTACGTGTCCAGCTCGTCGGGCTCGTCCTCCAGCCAGTCCTCGCAGGCTGCCGCACCGGCTCGCACCGGCCCGCGGATGGTGGTCGTGCGCGGCACCCAGACAACCAGCTATCCGGTCGAACGACTTGGGGGTGAATGA
- a CDS encoding Flp family type IVb pilin, with protein MKKFFDAFIRDESGASAAEYALILAIIGVGMAGAALALSIQIQGAMNDAAGEIEEGRGIEEG; from the coding sequence ATGAAAAAGTTCTTCGACGCATTCATCCGTGACGAATCCGGTGCCTCTGCCGCCGAATACGCACTCATCCTTGCCATCATCGGTGTCGGTATGGCCGGCGCGGCGCTGGCCCTCAGCATCCAGATCCAGGGCGCCATGAACGATGCTGCCGGCGAGATCGAAGAAGGCCGCGGGATCGAGGAAGGCTGA
- a CDS encoding response regulator transcription factor, with protein sequence MSKKLPAIPVHIVDDDADVRLSVSFMLRGEGHECTLHESGEQFLDVVADLEPGCILLDLHLGDGDGLDIQRRLADRGISMPVVLMTGHGDVSTAVKAMKLGAIDFIQKPFGKADLMTALKAAGELVGQTTQMDGERAEAQQLIELLSPRERQVLDGLAHGQHNKTIAFELGISPRTVEIHRANAMRKLEVRTLPEMLHIAFQAGVMEG encoded by the coding sequence ATGTCGAAGAAGCTGCCCGCCATCCCTGTCCACATTGTCGACGACGATGCCGACGTGCGCCTGTCGGTCTCCTTCATGCTGCGGGGTGAAGGACACGAATGCACGCTGCACGAAAGCGGCGAGCAATTCCTGGACGTCGTTGCCGATCTGGAGCCGGGCTGCATCCTGCTCGACCTGCACCTGGGCGACGGGGACGGGCTGGATATCCAGCGTCGGCTGGCAGACCGCGGCATCTCCATGCCGGTAGTGCTGATGACCGGCCACGGCGACGTGTCCACGGCGGTAAAGGCGATGAAGCTGGGCGCGATCGACTTCATCCAGAAGCCCTTCGGCAAGGCCGACCTGATGACCGCGCTGAAGGCTGCCGGGGAACTGGTCGGCCAGACCACGCAGATGGACGGCGAGCGGGCTGAGGCGCAGCAACTGATCGAACTGCTCAGCCCGCGCGAGCGGCAGGTGCTGGACGGGCTGGCGCACGGCCAGCACAACAAGACCATCGCTTTCGAACTGGGCATCAGCCCGCGCACGGTGGAAATTCACCGCGCCAATGCCATGCGCAAGCTGGAAGTACGGACCTTGCCGGAAATGCTGCACATCGCCTTCCAGGCGGGTGTCATGGAGGGGTGA
- a CDS encoding sensor histidine kinase has product MADLEGLDLPLALDSVPLQSFMDNMPIAMILADRGGIIRAVGNKIEDDFGYRPDELVGRNLHILMSSPHRERHDGYISRYLETGERRIIGAPRIENALHKNGHAIAVEINIGETELGGERMFIGFLRPIEAVRSNRQQIQTMLAELAHISRVSAMGALATAIAHELNQPLTTIANFAAGARDRLAAREDSEELEEVIAALDNCGNQAVRAGQLLHRLREFVEPGDHESDAVPVEELVDATISLALINGYRRSMVIDRNIPHGLPPVRIDAIQAEQVLYNLLRNAFDAMSDGPDKQHRIELSACKVGESAVAIAVEDSGPGVPADLRDKIFQSFVTTKSGGMGVGLSICRQIVESFGGTLELDGRSKLGGARFVMTLPCGFPDVDAGEG; this is encoded by the coding sequence ATGGCGGACCTAGAAGGCTTAGACCTTCCGCTCGCTTTGGACAGCGTGCCACTGCAGTCGTTCATGGATAACATGCCGATTGCGATGATCCTTGCCGACCGCGGGGGCATCATTCGCGCTGTCGGCAACAAGATCGAAGACGATTTCGGTTACCGGCCCGACGAACTGGTCGGGCGCAACCTCCATATCCTGATGTCTTCGCCGCACCGCGAGCGGCACGATGGCTATATCTCCCGCTACCTGGAAACGGGCGAGCGTCGCATCATCGGCGCACCCCGCATCGAGAACGCGCTCCACAAGAATGGCCATGCCATCGCGGTGGAGATCAATATCGGCGAAACCGAGCTGGGCGGCGAACGGATGTTCATCGGTTTCCTGCGGCCGATCGAGGCCGTCCGCAGCAATCGCCAGCAGATCCAGACGATGCTGGCCGAGCTGGCGCATATCTCGCGCGTGTCCGCGATGGGCGCGCTGGCGACGGCAATTGCGCATGAGCTGAACCAGCCGCTGACCACCATCGCCAACTTCGCCGCCGGCGCGCGTGACCGGCTGGCTGCGCGGGAGGACAGCGAGGAGCTGGAAGAGGTGATCGCGGCGCTCGACAATTGCGGCAACCAGGCCGTGCGCGCGGGCCAGCTGCTCCATCGCCTGCGCGAATTCGTCGAACCGGGCGACCACGAGTCCGACGCGGTGCCGGTAGAGGAGTTGGTGGATGCCACCATCTCGCTGGCGCTGATCAATGGCTACCGGCGGTCGATGGTCATCGACCGGAACATTCCTCATGGCCTGCCGCCGGTGCGGATCGATGCAATCCAGGCCGAACAGGTGCTCTACAACCTGCTGCGCAATGCCTTCGACGCCATGTCGGATGGCCCGGACAAGCAACACAGGATCGAACTGTCGGCCTGCAAGGTGGGCGAAAGCGCGGTGGCGATTGCGGTGGAGGATTCGGGACCGGGAGTTCCGGCGGACCTGCGCGACAAGATCTTCCAGAGCTTCGTCACCACCAAGTCCGGTGGCATGGGCGTGGGTCTCTCCATCTGCCGGCAGATCGTCGAATCCTTCGGCGGCACGCTGGAGCTGGATGGGCGGAGCAAGCTGGGCGGCGCGCGGTTCGTGATGACGCTGCCCTGCGGCTTCCCCGATGTCGACGCGGGGGAGGGCTGA
- a CDS encoding radical SAM protein, whose protein sequence is MATRVNSRNAPDGPSPFAVEGERLPSGKFVDPLLTAKGEPRATVGLRQLDTLWFATGTLCNLACANCYIESSPTNDALVYMSAAHVARFLDEIASRGVREIGFTGGEPFMNPEIVAMVEDALSRGHEVLVLSNAMKPMRRYEAELLRLRAAYGERLTLRVSIDHHTQAVHEAERGPNSWQPMLEGLRWLSANGFSLAAAGRHLAGETDAEARAAYAALFAAEGIAIDTADPARLVLFPEMDASADIAEITTACWDILDKSPDDIMCASQRMVVHRKGEPQPRVVACTLLPFDPQFDLGATVAESDREVPLNHPHCARFCVLGGASCSA, encoded by the coding sequence ATGGCGACACGGGTGAACAGCCGCAATGCGCCCGACGGGCCGTCGCCATTCGCGGTGGAGGGCGAGCGACTGCCCTCCGGCAAGTTCGTCGATCCACTGCTCACTGCCAAGGGGGAGCCGCGCGCGACGGTTGGCCTGCGCCAGCTCGACACGCTGTGGTTCGCCACCGGCACGCTGTGCAACCTCGCCTGCGCCAATTGCTACATCGAGAGCAGTCCGACCAACGATGCACTGGTTTACATGTCGGCGGCCCACGTGGCGCGCTTCCTGGATGAGATTGCCTCGCGCGGCGTGCGCGAGATCGGTTTCACCGGCGGCGAGCCATTCATGAATCCCGAGATCGTGGCCATGGTGGAGGACGCGCTGTCGCGCGGGCACGAGGTACTGGTGCTTTCCAACGCGATGAAGCCCATGCGCCGGTACGAGGCGGAGCTGCTGCGGCTGCGCGCCGCCTATGGCGAACGGCTTACCCTGCGCGTCTCCATCGACCATCACACGCAGGCCGTGCACGAGGCCGAGCGCGGGCCGAACTCCTGGCAGCCGATGCTGGAAGGGCTGCGCTGGCTGTCCGCAAACGGTTTCTCGCTGGCTGCGGCCGGGCGGCACCTGGCGGGTGAGACCGATGCCGAGGCGCGCGCGGCCTATGCCGCGCTGTTCGCTGCCGAGGGCATCGCTATCGACACCGCCGATCCGGCGCGGCTGGTGCTGTTCCCGGAGATGGACGCCAGCGCCGACATTGCCGAGATCACCACCGCCTGCTGGGACATCCTCGACAAGTCGCCCGACGACATCATGTGTGCCAGCCAGCGCATGGTCGTGCACCGCAAGGGCGAGCCGCAGCCACGTGTCGTCGCCTGCACGTTGCTGCCGTTCGACCCGCAATTCGACCTCGGCGCGACCGTGGCCGAGTCCGATCGCGAGGTGCCGCTCAACCACCCCCATTGCGCAAGATTTTGTGTACTGGGCGGCGCGAGTTGCTCTGCCTGA
- a CDS encoding dihydrolipoyl dehydrogenase family protein, whose amino-acid sequence MEYTHDVIVIGGGAAGLTAAGGCALFGLKTVLIEGHKMGGECLNNGCVPSKALIAAARRAAEAREEKRAGVQLAAPVVEWAGVHKHVHDAIAQIEPHDSVERFEGMGCEVILGWARLTGPKSVEVDGKVLTAPRIVIATGSGPAVPPVEGLDGVPYLTNENLFDLTEQPEHLVIIGGGVIGMEMAQSFCRLGSKVTVINPGELMGRDDRDSVALVKGVMEAEGVRFIDGKAARVSGSAGAITVTTDGGEEIAGSHLLVAVGRKARTEGYGLEELDIELGRNGIKVDARRRTSMKHIYAIGDCREGPRLTHVSGYEGSNVVLEIALGLPAKVDWRALPWCTYTEPEVAQIGMTESEARERYGDKLTVVTEGFDHNDRAIAEGLDQGHCKVMLKGKKVVGASICGVNAGELLLPFTQMITGKTGTFDVGGAVISYPTRVEIVKAAAFKAWEPTVFGTWPKRWVSLLARLRRAF is encoded by the coding sequence TTGGAATACACGCATGACGTGATTGTCATCGGCGGAGGTGCCGCCGGCCTTACTGCTGCCGGCGGCTGCGCGCTATTCGGCCTGAAGACCGTGCTGATCGAAGGCCACAAGATGGGCGGCGAGTGCCTCAACAACGGCTGCGTTCCGTCGAAGGCGCTGATTGCCGCGGCGCGCCGTGCGGCCGAAGCGCGCGAGGAGAAGCGTGCCGGGGTGCAGCTGGCCGCGCCGGTGGTCGAATGGGCCGGGGTGCACAAGCACGTGCATGACGCCATCGCCCAGATCGAACCGCACGATTCGGTCGAGCGGTTCGAGGGGATGGGCTGCGAGGTGATCCTCGGCTGGGCCAGGCTGACGGGGCCGAAATCGGTCGAGGTGGACGGCAAGGTGCTGACCGCGCCGCGCATCGTCATTGCCACCGGCTCCGGCCCGGCAGTGCCGCCGGTCGAGGGGCTGGACGGCGTGCCCTACCTCACCAACGAGAACCTGTTCGACCTGACCGAGCAGCCCGAACATCTCGTCATCATCGGTGGCGGGGTGATCGGCATGGAGATGGCACAAAGCTTCTGCCGCCTTGGTAGCAAGGTAACCGTGATCAATCCGGGCGAACTGATGGGGCGCGACGATCGCGACAGCGTGGCGCTGGTGAAAGGCGTGATGGAAGCCGAGGGCGTGCGCTTCATCGATGGCAAGGCGGCCAGGGTCTCCGGCAGCGCGGGCGCGATTACCGTGACCACCGATGGCGGCGAGGAGATCGCCGGATCGCACCTGCTGGTGGCCGTGGGACGCAAGGCGCGCACCGAAGGCTACGGGCTGGAAGAGCTGGACATCGAACTGGGCCGCAACGGCATCAAGGTGGACGCGCGGCGGCGCACCAGCATGAAGCATATCTATGCCATCGGCGACTGCCGCGAAGGGCCGCGCCTCACCCATGTATCGGGCTACGAAGGCTCCAACGTGGTGCTGGAAATCGCGCTGGGCCTGCCGGCCAAGGTCGACTGGCGCGCCTTGCCCTGGTGCACCTATACCGAGCCGGAAGTGGCGCAGATCGGCATGACCGAAAGCGAGGCGCGCGAGCGGTATGGCGACAAGCTGACGGTGGTGACCGAGGGCTTCGACCATAACGACCGCGCCATCGCCGAAGGGCTCGATCAGGGACACTGCAAGGTCATGCTGAAGGGCAAGAAGGTGGTCGGCGCCAGCATTTGCGGGGTCAACGCGGGCGAGTTGCTGCTGCCGTTCACGCAGATGATCACCGGCAAGACCGGCACATTCGATGTCGGTGGAGCGGTGATTTCCTATCCCACCCGGGTCGAGATCGTGAAGGCAGCGGCCTTCAAGGCGTGGGAGCCGACGGTATTCGGCACCTGGCCCAAGCGCTGGGTGTCGCTGCTGGCCAGGCTGCGGCGGGCGTTCTGA
- a CDS encoding methyltransferase domain-containing protein, which produces MNLENSQNYYGKVLEGSADLRTDACCTFEMPSASVREALRNVHEEVKARYYGCGLVVPQALAGCRVLDLGSGSGQDAYLLAQLVGPKGSVTGVDATPEQLAVANAHKGWHADRFGYANVEFVEGDIEKLDQLGLEPESFDIIVSNCVINLVADKEAVFRAAHKLLKPGGELYFSDVYADRRVPEHLLHDPVLHGECLSGALYWGDFDRIAKTAGFADPRLVTDRPLAINDAEAAEKLAGINFVSATYRLFKLAGLEPQCEDYGQAVIYKGTVPEHEKVFELDAHHAIEAGRVFPVCGNSWLMLAETRFAPHFEFIGDFSRHFGVFPGCGTAVPFGQSDANPTKNDAPCC; this is translated from the coding sequence ATGAACCTCGAAAATTCCCAGAACTATTACGGCAAGGTGCTGGAAGGCTCCGCCGACCTGCGCACCGATGCCTGCTGCACCTTCGAAATGCCCAGCGCCAGCGTGCGCGAGGCGCTGCGCAACGTGCACGAGGAGGTCAAGGCCCGTTACTACGGCTGCGGCTTGGTCGTGCCGCAGGCGCTGGCAGGCTGCCGCGTGCTCGACCTGGGATCGGGCAGCGGACAGGATGCCTACCTGCTGGCGCAACTGGTGGGGCCTAAAGGCAGCGTCACCGGGGTCGATGCCACGCCCGAACAGCTGGCCGTGGCGAACGCCCACAAGGGCTGGCACGCCGACCGCTTCGGCTATGCCAATGTCGAATTCGTCGAAGGCGATATCGAGAAGCTGGACCAGCTGGGGCTGGAGCCGGAAAGCTTCGACATCATCGTCTCCAACTGCGTGATCAACCTGGTCGCCGACAAGGAAGCCGTGTTCCGCGCCGCGCACAAGCTGCTGAAGCCGGGCGGGGAACTGTACTTCTCCGACGTCTATGCCGACCGCCGTGTGCCCGAACACCTGCTGCACGATCCCGTGCTGCACGGCGAGTGCCTGTCCGGCGCGCTCTACTGGGGCGATTTCGACCGTATCGCCAAGACCGCCGGCTTTGCCGATCCGCGCCTCGTCACCGACCGTCCGCTGGCAATCAACGATGCCGAGGCGGCGGAAAAGCTGGCGGGCATCAACTTCGTTTCCGCCACCTATCGCCTGTTCAAGCTGGCGGGCCTCGAGCCGCAGTGCGAGGATTACGGCCAGGCGGTGATCTACAAGGGCACCGTGCCCGAGCACGAGAAGGTGTTCGAACTCGACGCGCATCATGCCATCGAAGCCGGGCGCGTCTTCCCCGTCTGCGGCAACTCATGGCTGATGCTGGCGGAAACGCGGTTCGCTCCGCACTTCGAATTCATCGGCGATTTCAGCCGCCACTTCGGCGTCTTCCCCGGCTGCGGTACCGCCGTGCCGTTCGGCCAGTCGGACGCCAATCCCACGAAGAACGACGCCCCCTGTTGCTGA
- a CDS encoding SDR family oxidoreductase, whose product MLVTGAAGLIGGEVCARLAARGHAVTALVRKTHEVRGNDGAQVDGVTIVTGDVTQPLMGLDPEPHDVVIHCAASLEFDAPKAVLAAVNVDGTRNALAYARAAGAGFLHVSTAYVCGEREGAIAEGPVPAGTRFTNNYEESKALAEAAVTESGLPFAVARPSIVLGDSDTGAIRDFPSLCNVFRLMARGKVSTFPARAGSTLDLVPIDHVAEGLVRLAERFEAAQGGYFHLVGQTPLPAAELAHGVTRVAHFPDVTVLEPDVFDPVSLRPAEAMLLGRMLDTFGAYFTRAPRFDDARFRAVTGLACPPTDRDWLDRLIAYGVAAGYLPSARPGNASPAARAPRTPIASRP is encoded by the coding sequence GTGCTCGTCACCGGAGCCGCCGGCCTGATCGGCGGCGAAGTCTGCGCGCGGCTGGCGGCGCGCGGCCATGCGGTGACGGCGCTGGTGCGCAAGACCCACGAGGTGCGCGGTAACGACGGCGCCCAGGTGGACGGGGTCACTATCGTTACCGGCGACGTCACGCAGCCGCTGATGGGGCTGGATCCGGAGCCGCACGATGTCGTCATCCACTGCGCCGCCAGCCTCGAATTCGACGCCCCGAAAGCGGTGCTGGCGGCAGTCAATGTCGACGGCACGCGCAACGCGCTGGCCTATGCCCGTGCGGCAGGCGCCGGTTTCCTGCACGTCAGCACCGCCTATGTCTGCGGCGAACGCGAAGGCGCGATTGCCGAAGGCCCGGTGCCCGCAGGCACGCGCTTCACCAACAACTACGAGGAAAGCAAGGCGCTGGCCGAAGCCGCGGTTACGGAAAGCGGCTTGCCCTTCGCCGTGGCGCGGCCCTCCATCGTCTTGGGCGACAGCGATACGGGCGCGATCCGCGACTTTCCCTCGCTGTGCAACGTCTTCCGCCTGATGGCGCGCGGCAAGGTTTCCACCTTCCCGGCACGGGCAGGCTCGACGCTCGACCTCGTGCCGATCGACCATGTAGCCGAGGGCCTGGTGCGGCTGGCCGAGCGGTTCGAAGCGGCGCAGGGCGGCTATTTCCACCTCGTCGGCCAGACACCCCTGCCCGCTGCCGAGCTGGCGCACGGCGTGACACGGGTGGCGCATTTCCCCGATGTGACGGTGCTGGAACCCGACGTCTTCGACCCTGTCTCACTGCGTCCGGCGGAGGCGATGCTGCTGGGCCGGATGCTCGACACCTTCGGCGCCTACTTCACCCGCGCGCCGCGCTTCGACGATGCAAGGTTTCGCGCGGTGACGGGCCTCGCCTGCCCGCCGACCGACCGCGACTGGCTCGACCGGTTGATCGCCTATGGCGTGGCCGCCGGATACCTGCCTAGCGCACGTCCGGGTAATGCTTCTCCAGCCGCTCGCGCACCCCGAACGCCCATAGCATCCCGACCTTGA
- a CDS encoding glycosyltransferase produces MSQLSIVIPMLNEAAALPSLIERVAKLDPAPLEVVVVDGGSEDESVALAEVAGWRVISAERGRGSQVNAGVAAAKGEQVVVLHADTVPPHDMVAVIADTLADEKIALAGFTPIIRGPEKTRWVTTAHNWAKTWYAPLIARPHLFFRGVRLLFGDHAMFFRRAQFLESGGCTQDAKVMEEADLCVRLARYGKVKLIRRTIETSDRRIAEWGGLKANWIYFKVGMLWAFGVRERLEKHYPDVR; encoded by the coding sequence GTGAGCCAGCTTTCCATCGTCATCCCGATGCTCAACGAGGCCGCCGCGCTACCAAGCCTCATCGAACGTGTCGCCAAGCTCGATCCCGCGCCGCTGGAAGTGGTCGTGGTCGATGGCGGGAGCGAGGACGAGTCCGTCGCGCTGGCCGAGGTTGCCGGCTGGCGCGTCATCTCCGCCGAGCGTGGGCGGGGCAGCCAGGTCAACGCCGGGGTGGCTGCGGCGAAGGGAGAGCAGGTCGTCGTGCTGCATGCCGACACCGTACCGCCGCACGACATGGTGGCGGTGATCGCCGACACACTGGCCGATGAGAAGATCGCGCTGGCCGGCTTCACCCCGATCATTCGCGGCCCGGAAAAGACCCGCTGGGTCACCACCGCGCACAACTGGGCGAAGACCTGGTACGCGCCGCTGATTGCCCGGCCGCACCTGTTCTTCCGTGGCGTGCGACTGCTGTTCGGCGACCATGCGATGTTCTTCCGCCGTGCGCAGTTCCTCGAGAGTGGCGGCTGCACGCAGGATGCCAAGGTGATGGAGGAGGCGGACCTCTGCGTCCGGCTGGCCCGCTACGGCAAGGTGAAGCTGATCCGCCGCACCATCGAGACTTCCGACCGGCGGATTGCCGAATGGGGCGGGCTGAAGGCCAACTGGATCTACTTCAAGGTCGGGATGCTATGGGCGTTCGGGGTGCGCGAGCGGCTGGAGAAGCATTACCCGGACGTGCGCTAG
- a CDS encoding TIGR04282 family arsenosugar biosynthesis glycosyltransferase: MSLPPTIALFAKYPHAGKAKTRLAPALGDAGAAEVHRRLVERTLATVRESGLPFAVHFTGAAAEDFAAWLGADVPLVEQGEGDLGARLARVEAPAILLGADVPGLTAEHLLAAAEALREVPVVIGPASDGGYYLIGFTREISFLWGEMPWGTERVLKATEGRLGEQGVPYRLLSELDDCDRPEDLANWPELVP; this comes from the coding sequence ATGAGCTTGCCGCCGACCATCGCCCTGTTCGCCAAGTATCCCCATGCGGGGAAGGCCAAGACCCGGCTCGCCCCGGCGCTGGGCGATGCCGGCGCGGCGGAAGTGCACCGGCGGCTGGTCGAACGCACGCTGGCGACGGTGCGCGAAAGCGGGCTGCCCTTCGCGGTGCATTTCACCGGTGCTGCGGCGGAGGACTTCGCCGCCTGGCTGGGCGCGGACGTGCCGCTGGTGGAGCAGGGCGAGGGCGATCTTGGCGCGCGGCTGGCGCGGGTTGAGGCACCGGCGATCCTGCTGGGCGCCGATGTTCCGGGGCTGACTGCGGAGCACTTGCTGGCGGCGGCCGAGGCGCTGCGCGAGGTGCCGGTCGTAATCGGACCGGCAAGCGACGGTGGTTATTACCTGATTGGTTTTACGAGAGAAATTTCGTTCCTCTGGGGTGAAATGCCTTGGGGCACCGAAAGGGTGCTGAAAGCGACAGAGGGGCGCCTGGGGGAACAGGGCGTGCCTTACCGGTTGCTGAGCGAACTCGACGATTGCGACAGGCCCGAAGACCTCGCCAACTGGCCCGAGCTGGTGCCGTGA
- a CDS encoding sterol desaturase family protein: MASRLAKLAGLAVAGAAVGTLLYAERARPLRQRTREELPRLVRNGVLGATCQAVIMATEAPITDAIAQENKRKKRGLQHLIGGFPGRVAAFLLMDYTYYLWHVATHKVPFLWRFHRVHHLDPDLDTSTAIRFHALDMAISTPMRMLQVRLSGADPETHNAWRGFFLGSVLFHHSNLRLPDGMDEKLSHLVTTPKMHGIHHSQRLDEMDANWSSGISIWDRLHGTFRLDVPQDSIEIGVDDPAAERDIALLPALEAPFRTAGNREEIGGT, translated from the coding sequence ATGGCTTCCCGACTCGCCAAGCTTGCCGGCCTCGCCGTCGCCGGGGCCGCCGTGGGCACGCTGCTCTATGCGGAGCGCGCGCGCCCGCTGCGCCAGCGCACGCGTGAGGAACTGCCGCGACTGGTGCGCAACGGGGTACTGGGGGCGACCTGCCAGGCGGTGATCATGGCGACCGAGGCGCCGATCACCGATGCCATCGCCCAGGAGAACAAGCGCAAGAAGCGCGGCCTGCAGCACTTGATCGGCGGATTTCCGGGCCGCGTCGCCGCTTTCCTGCTGATGGATTACACCTACTACCTGTGGCACGTCGCCACGCACAAGGTGCCCTTCCTCTGGCGTTTCCACCGGGTACACCACCTCGATCCCGATCTCGATACCTCGACCGCGATCCGCTTCCACGCGCTCGACATGGCGATTTCCACGCCGATGCGGATGTTGCAGGTGCGCCTGTCGGGGGCGGATCCGGAAACGCACAATGCCTGGCGCGGCTTCTTCCTTGGTTCGGTGCTGTTCCACCATTCCAACCTGCGGCTACCCGATGGCATGGACGAGAAACTGAGCCACTTGGTCACCACGCCGAAGATGCATGGCATCCACCACAGCCAGCGGCTGGACGAGATGGACGCCAACTGGTCGAGCGGCATCAGCATCTGGGACCGGCTGCACGGCACCTTCCGCCTCGACGTACCGCAGGACAGCATCGAAATCGGCGTCGACGACCCAGCCGCCGAGCGCGACATCGCCCTGCTGCCTGCTCTCGAAGCGCCCTTCCGAACTGCCGGGAATCGCGAGGAAATCGGCGGGACCTGA